The Parashewanella spongiae genome has a window encoding:
- a CDS encoding VOC family protein: MNEHEKLNYVEFAAKDLSATKAFFIDTFDWAFTDYGPEYIAFAHEGLAGGFYQEDASSRPENGGALLVFYSDDIESTLAKVTEHGGEIVKPIFEFPGGCRFHFTEPSGNEFAVWSEADTTS; encoded by the coding sequence ATGAACGAACATGAGAAACTCAACTATGTTGAGTTTGCTGCAAAAGATCTCAGTGCCACTAAAGCGTTTTTTATCGATACATTTGACTGGGCTTTTACTGATTATGGCCCAGAATATATTGCATTTGCCCACGAAGGGTTAGCGGGTGGCTTTTATCAAGAAGATGCCAGCAGTCGACCAGAAAACGGCGGTGCATTACTGGTGTTTTACTCTGATGATATTGAATCAACCTTAGCTAAAGTGACCGAGCACGGTGGTGAGATTGTAAAGCCAATTTTTGAATTTCCTGGCGGTTGCCGTTTTCACTTCACCGAGCCCAGTGGTAACGAATTTGCTGTTTGGTCAGAAGCGGATACCACTTCTTAA
- a CDS encoding Fe2+-dependent dioxygenase — protein sequence MITPIPKLLNTVQIQALRNLIKQGEFEDGKKTAGWHAKDVKRNRQWQASDEIKQQLNEHLTQTLSSCAEFTARTYAKNLMPFIVSLSTQGGGYGDHIDDALMHHEHLVRTDISCTVFLSDPNEYDGGELVMTLGGVEMSYKLNAGDVIIYPSTTLHRVNPVTSGSRLVALTWIESLVSGADKREMLYDLDCARKGIMGQQGKTSEFDLITKTHANLLRRWATT from the coding sequence ATGATCACACCCATTCCAAAATTATTAAACACTGTGCAAATTCAAGCTTTGCGTAATCTCATTAAGCAAGGTGAGTTTGAAGACGGAAAGAAGACCGCCGGTTGGCATGCTAAAGATGTTAAAAGAAATCGGCAGTGGCAAGCAAGTGACGAGATTAAACAGCAATTGAACGAGCACCTCACCCAAACACTGTCGAGCTGTGCTGAGTTTACGGCACGCACTTATGCCAAAAATTTAATGCCTTTTATTGTCAGTTTATCCACTCAAGGTGGCGGATATGGCGATCATATTGATGATGCGCTCATGCATCACGAGCACCTAGTGCGTACTGACATCTCTTGTACTGTATTTTTATCCGATCCTAACGAATACGATGGCGGTGAGTTGGTCATGACATTAGGTGGCGTTGAAATGAGTTACAAACTAAACGCTGGCGATGTCATTATTTACCCAAGCACGACATTACACCGTGTTAATCCTGTGACATCTGGCTCAAGGCTTGTTGCGCTCACTTGGATTGAAAGCTTAGTCTCTGGCGCAGATAAACGAGAAATGCTTTACGATTTAGACTGTGCTCGTAAAGGTATCATGGGACAACAAGGTAAAACTTCTGAGTTTGACTTAATCACTAAAACTCATGCTAATTTATTGAGAAGATGGGCAACAACCTAG
- a CDS encoding TonB-dependent siderophore receptor gives MMTRKSNKLVQQNLLHTALISSLVAATPALAEDAHQQKPTKDDIEHIEVTGHRPNKLKMKDQTATKMDVALKDVGRSITVLDALELDKRAIEDVKQAFNYVAGFRGNGPADRTYTARGIRTSIDTVMVDGLRSLQGGEGGTGSKSPSTFNAESVAFMRGPEALLYGAGIGGGIVNIITKKPQEISATSVAIKNRSYLSDDTGYFKSNKTSFDVDTTGAIDTDATYLYRLLAQYTPSGEHFQQGRKVDETLIDLAFTANLSDSTSLMPRFEYSKRDMTGGSSYSDGVFTENFAKGAFTHYGKPINRGEYYGSDKDEGENLSKSFSLILNHDFNEDWSLVSQYRYNTTQSEALDLYISDSSALNNEIGKDIVNRKWVFTQGDDSYRLLDVNLQGITDLMGMEHHVLFGYNYRDLDIKFERNFQNSDEAVGKNWISASNPNNQIVGEVPASILAVEFAPKNQQDTNIYFKDRIKLTDKTTVVAGLAYIKQEQQESRNGKVYSKTYDDVLWDFGIVQALNSDTNVFATVSRAYEPVSARYIAQYGQGKTDYVAVEGVNYEFGMKADALRGDLATSLTFYQQERENSTQFLRTENGYFLEQLLGKSFESKGVELDLTYHVNDHFNTDFSYSFNRAYNTVGDDIGQQVDNAPKHSASLWNNITVDDSLSFGLGLRYESERFDGDYILPSFVEMDLGAFYKINHWDISMTLNNALDKNRAEAGANWVTVQPNAPRSLNVKLKYTF, from the coding sequence ATGATGACAAGGAAATCGAACAAATTGGTACAACAAAATTTGTTACATACAGCACTTATTTCATCCCTTGTTGCCGCAACGCCAGCACTCGCTGAAGATGCGCACCAACAGAAACCCACCAAAGATGACATTGAGCATATTGAAGTCACAGGTCACCGTCCTAATAAACTGAAAATGAAAGATCAAACAGCCACAAAAATGGATGTTGCTTTAAAAGATGTCGGTCGTTCAATCACTGTGTTGGACGCCTTAGAGCTTGATAAGCGCGCTATTGAGGACGTGAAACAAGCCTTTAACTATGTGGCAGGTTTTCGCGGCAATGGTCCTGCGGACCGCACTTACACCGCTCGCGGGATTCGAACCAGTATTGATACTGTGATGGTCGATGGCTTACGGTCTTTACAAGGCGGAGAAGGTGGCACTGGATCAAAATCTCCATCAACATTTAACGCCGAAAGTGTTGCTTTCATGCGTGGGCCTGAAGCCTTACTCTACGGAGCGGGGATTGGCGGCGGTATTGTCAACATCATTACTAAAAAGCCCCAAGAAATCTCTGCGACTAGTGTGGCCATAAAAAATCGCAGTTACCTTTCTGACGACACTGGATATTTCAAAAGCAACAAGACCAGCTTTGATGTCGATACAACCGGAGCAATTGATACTGACGCGACTTACTTATACCGTCTGCTCGCACAATACACTCCCTCTGGTGAGCATTTCCAGCAAGGCCGTAAAGTTGATGAGACTCTTATTGATTTAGCCTTCACCGCAAATTTAAGCGATAGCACTTCACTGATGCCACGATTTGAGTACTCGAAACGTGATATGACTGGTGGTAGCAGTTACTCTGATGGCGTATTTACTGAAAACTTCGCCAAAGGTGCATTTACTCATTACGGCAAGCCTATTAATCGTGGAGAGTATTATGGCAGTGATAAAGATGAGGGCGAAAATCTATCCAAGAGCTTTAGTTTGATACTGAATCATGACTTTAATGAAGATTGGAGTCTCGTGTCACAATATCGCTATAACACTACTCAATCAGAAGCGCTAGATTTATACATTTCAGACAGTAGTGCGTTAAATAATGAGATTGGTAAAGACATCGTAAACCGCAAATGGGTTTTCACTCAAGGTGACGACAGCTATCGTTTACTGGACGTGAATCTTCAAGGTATCACAGATTTGATGGGCATGGAGCATCATGTGCTTTTCGGCTATAACTATCGCGACCTTGATATTAAATTTGAGCGAAACTTCCAAAACAGTGATGAGGCGGTAGGAAAAAATTGGATTTCAGCTTCAAACCCAAACAATCAAATTGTAGGCGAAGTACCAGCGTCAATTTTAGCAGTTGAATTTGCTCCTAAGAACCAACAAGACACCAACATCTATTTTAAAGATCGTATCAAGTTAACTGACAAAACAACGGTAGTGGCTGGACTGGCTTACATCAAGCAAGAACAGCAAGAGTCACGCAATGGCAAGGTTTACAGTAAAACATATGATGACGTATTGTGGGATTTCGGGATAGTTCAAGCTTTGAACAGTGACACCAACGTGTTTGCTACTGTGAGTCGAGCATACGAACCCGTCAGTGCACGTTACATTGCTCAATATGGTCAAGGAAAAACTGACTATGTGGCTGTTGAAGGCGTAAACTACGAGTTTGGTATGAAAGCCGATGCACTCCGTGGTGATTTAGCCACGTCTCTGACATTTTACCAACAAGAGCGTGAAAACAGCACACAGTTCCTACGCACTGAAAATGGTTATTTCTTAGAGCAACTTTTAGGTAAAAGTTTCGAATCTAAAGGCGTTGAATTAGATTTGACCTATCACGTTAATGATCATTTCAATACTGACTTTAGCTATTCATTTAACCGAGCGTACAATACCGTGGGCGATGATATCGGTCAGCAAGTAGACAATGCACCTAAGCATTCTGCTTCGCTGTGGAATAATATCACGGTTGATGACTCCTTATCCTTCGGCTTGGGACTAAGATATGAGTCCGAGCGTTTTGACGGAGACTACATTCTGCCAAGCTTTGTTGAAATGGACTTAGGCGCATTTTACAAAATTAATCATTGGGATATTTCAATGACATTGAATAATGCCTTAGATAAGAACCGCGCTGAAGCAGGAGCAAACTGGGTGACCGTTCAACCGAATGCACCTCGTTCGTTAAACGTGAAGCTGAAATACACCTTCTAA
- a CDS encoding tyrosine-type recombinase/integrase, with product MGKLFDKHLKAVLNKNHPKQFTLTDGNGLGARVSSTGKVRWQYRYKIEGKSHRVDLGDYPEISLLKAREQGMQCRTWFEEGFDPKVKRSLERNKTLKPVTVKDALEYWLVEFAEENRANASKHRAQFAKHLYQYIGELPLDQTEMRHWLECFDRIKKGIKEKQKAAPVAAGYVLQNAKQALRFCRIRHYATSRVLDDLTITDVGSKQNKKDRVLNQQELIDIWCHANSKKPSLYFQRLLKLLIVFGARTQEVRLSTWDEWDFNEGVWTVPNFNSKTQQKIIRPIPKQLISWLIELKGNSKDSDFILEEFRSPESVSGSGGKVWNRLDHKEPWKLHDLRRTLATGMNDLGVAPHVVEQLLGHSLGGVMAIYNRSQYLSEKKAALEMWFDHLELLRNKPENVHVLSRVV from the coding sequence ATGGGAAAGTTATTCGACAAACATTTAAAAGCAGTACTTAATAAAAACCATCCAAAGCAGTTCACATTGACCGATGGAAATGGTTTAGGGGCAAGAGTTTCATCTACGGGAAAAGTACGTTGGCAATATCGTTATAAAATCGAAGGCAAAAGCCATCGTGTCGACTTAGGTGATTATCCCGAAATATCCCTACTCAAAGCCCGTGAGCAAGGTATGCAATGTCGTACGTGGTTTGAAGAGGGCTTTGACCCAAAGGTGAAACGCTCACTTGAACGGAATAAAACATTAAAACCCGTAACGGTAAAAGATGCTCTTGAATATTGGCTGGTGGAATTTGCTGAAGAAAACAGAGCAAATGCTTCTAAGCACAGAGCACAATTTGCAAAGCACTTATATCAATATATAGGTGAGTTGCCATTAGACCAGACTGAAATGAGGCATTGGCTTGAATGTTTTGACCGAATCAAAAAAGGGATTAAGGAAAAACAAAAAGCGGCTCCTGTTGCAGCAGGCTATGTACTTCAAAATGCCAAGCAGGCACTCAGGTTTTGTCGTATTCGTCATTATGCCACCAGCAGGGTATTAGATGACTTAACCATTACGGATGTTGGTAGTAAGCAAAATAAAAAAGATAGAGTACTTAATCAGCAAGAGCTTATAGACATTTGGTGTCATGCGAACTCTAAAAAGCCATCGCTTTATTTTCAGAGGTTATTGAAATTACTGATTGTATTTGGTGCTAGAACTCAAGAAGTTAGATTATCAACTTGGGATGAATGGGATTTTAATGAGGGGGTATGGACGGTTCCTAATTTTAACAGTAAAACACAACAAAAAATCATCAGACCAATACCTAAGCAATTGATAAGTTGGTTAATAGAGTTAAAGGGTAATTCAAAAGATTCTGATTTTATCCTTGAAGAATTTAGAAGCCCAGAATCGGTAAGTGGCTCAGGAGGGAAAGTTTGGAATCGCCTCGATCACAAAGAACCTTGGAAACTGCATGACTTAAGAAGAACACTTGCAACAGGCATGAATGATCTTGGCGTTGCACCGCATGTCGTTGAACAGCTTCTGGGTCATAGCCTTGGCGGTGTCATGGCCATTTATAACCGAAGCCAGTATTTATCTGAAAAAAAGGCGGCGCTCGAAATGTGGTTTGATCATCTAGAGTTATTAAGAAATAAACCTGAGAATGTGCATGTTTTATCAAGAGTTGTGTAG
- a CDS encoding DUF2442 domain-containing protein: MFSGGETRNVDFERFIFNESNPDIKKYREIAYFLEYEIVDGNLNWHDYSLIFPVEDLYQEEI; this comes from the coding sequence TTGTTTAGCGGTGGCGAAACTAGAAATGTAGATTTTGAGCGATTTATTTTTAATGAAAGCAATCCGGATATTAAAAAGTACAGAGAGATTGCATATTTTTTAGAATATGAAATTGTTGATGGAAACTTGAATTGGCATGATTATTCGTTGATTTTCCCTGTAGAGGATTTGTATCAAGAGGAAATCTAG